The DNA window CCAGGGCGTCCGGGACATGGACCGAGTCGGCTCCGGTTTCATCGCGGTGCTGGCCGCGCTGCTGTTCGCGATGTTCGACCTGACTGCTTCCCTGTTGGTCCTCCTGGGCTTCCTGATCTTCCGGTGGGCAGTGATCGCGGCACCCATCCTGGGCACGGTCGGCCTGCTGCGCCCGGCGAGCGCCGGGCTGCGGCGGCTCGCCAACGCCGTTGTGGCGGCGGTCTTCAACATCGCGATCTTCGGCACCGGCGCCGCCATCTACCTCTTCGCGGTGGACCTGATCATGAGCACCGCCACCCTGCCCGGTTGGCTGCAGGTGGTGCTGGTCTGGCTGTGTGGGGTGGTCGGCTGGCTGCTACTGCGCCCATACCGGCGGATCACCCAGCTCGGCGGCAAGGACAACAGCGAGGCGGTCAGCTCGGCCGGTTCATGGCACCGCCGATTCTTCCGGGACATGCGCACGGCGGCGCGGCTCGACCTGGCCGAGCCCGGAGGCACCGCCGAGCCAGCCCTGGCCCGCCGCAGGGGCATCAAGCTGGAGCCAAGCACCCTCCGGCCCGAAGCCCGGGGGGAGGATCCCAGCCAGTCCGGCGCAGCCACCGCCCAGGCGAGCGAGCGGCAGCGGGCCGACGGCCGGGAGTACCGGGACGAGGCGACCGCACCGGAACAGACCACCGCCGGGCGTCCCACCGCACCGAAGCCGCGCCGTCGCCAACCGGCGGCGTGGGCCGAACCGGACGTGCCCGAGGAAAGCCCGTCCTTCGTCATCTACCGCCCCGGTTCGGCCGAGCCCGCCGCACCTCGTCCCGCCGCGCCCCGAATCCGCACCGAGGCCCGGTGACAGGCAATGCGGCGGGCGGTGGAGTTCCTGGTCACCAGGTTGTTGCGGTCCCGGCTGGGCATCGCCTTGGCGATCGCCGTCCTGGTCTTCGGCGTGATCGGCGCGGCCCGGCTGGTCTCGGGTCCCGTGGACCCCGAAGCCGGGCTCAGCGGCCGGCCGAGCCAGCCGATCACCACCGTCGCCCCGGAAGCCGGTGACGACGGAGTGGTCGGCAGCACCGCACCCCCGTCGCCCGTGACCCGGCCCGGCGCGCTGACACCCGAGCAGATCGCCGACCGGTTCATCGCCGCCTGGCTGGGAGGTCGTGGCGGCAGCTCCGACGAGTGGCACACCAGGCTGCGGCCGCTGTCCACACCGGAGCTGACCGAGAAACTGTCCGGCGCCGACCCGGCGGGCGTCCCGGCACAGCGGACGACCGGCAAACCGAGCCTCCGCCCACGGACGGAGAGCTTCGTCGAGGTGCTGGTCCCGCTCGACTCGGGGCAGCTCCGCCTCGAACTCGTGGCCCCCGACGGGCAGTGGCTGGTCGACGCGGTGGACTGGGAGCGGACATGAACGATCACGGACGGGAGGCGGGAGCCCCGGCCCGCCGTCGGCAGTTGCGTCTCGGCGCCCTGGCCGCAGCACTGACCGCCGCCCTGACGCTGCTCTGCTGCACCGGCGGCACGGCGGCGTTCTTCCTCACCGAGCTCAGCGGCGGCGCGGACGACTCGTCCGCGGAGTCCCTTTCCAGTTGCGGCCAGCGGCACGAGGTGAACGTCTCCGGGACCATGCCGCGCGTCGCCCAGTACGGCGACGGGCAGATCCGCAACGCCGCGGTGATCATCAAGGTCGGCTCGGACATGAAGGTCCCGCCGCGTGGCTGGGTGATCGCCGTCGCCACCGCCATGCAGGAGTCCGCCCTGCGCAACCTTCCCCACCTGGGGAGTCAAAACGACCACGACTCGGTTGGCCTTTTCCAGCAACGCCCGAGCCAGGGCTGGGGCTCGCCGGAGCAGCTGCAAGATCCGGCCTACGCCTCTCGCAAGTTCTACGAGAAGCTGGTCAAGATCCCCGACTGGGAACGGATGCCGCTGACCAGGGCCGCCCAGAAGGTGCAGGTCAGCGCGTTCCCGGACGCCTACGCTAAGCACGAGGAGCTGGCCAGCAAGATCGTCGACGCGTTGGCGGGCGGGGCCGCCCGGACGGTGCAGATCTCCCAGCGCAGCATCTGCAACGCGGCCGCGCGGGGCCAGATCGCCGCCTCCGGTTGGACGGCACCCATCCCGGGCGGCGTTGGCTCCGGATTCCGGACGGCGCAGCGGCCGAGCCACAACGGCGTAGACATCGCCGCGCCGAAGCACACGCTGATCCGCGCCGCAGCCACCGGCCGGGTGCTGGTCGCCCGCTGCGACCCGGACCACAGCGGTCGGAAGAGCTGCGACGTGGACGGTTGGCCGAACAAGGGCGGATGCGGCTGGTTCGTCGACATGCTGCACGCCGGCGGCTACATCACCCGGTACTGCCACATGATTGTCAAGCCGAGGGTCGCCCCCGGGCAACTGGTCACGGCCGGCGAGGTGATCGGGGAGGTCGGCACGAGCGGCAACTCTTCCGGCCCCCACCTGCACTTCGAAGTACACCGCGACGGAGACCGGTCCAGTGCCGGCGCCATCGACCCGGTGCCGTTCATGCGCGACCGCGGCGCGCCCCTGAACGAGAAGGCATGAGGCATCCAGCGCATGACCGGGCCACTTCCCGATCCCTTCGCGGGACAGCCCGACTGGGCGCCCCGCCCACCCCGCCCGATCGAGATCATGCCGGCGAGCGGCCGGATCGAGCTGCGCGGGCGGCGGGTCCTGGTCGGGCTGCCCGGGTTCGGCTGGCGCGGGGACCTGCGGGCGGACGAGCGGGTGGTGCAGAACAGTCGCACGTACGTGCCCGTCATCCCCGAACACGAGTGGTACCGGGCCGAGTCCGAGCAGGTCGAGGTGTTCGCGCCGCTCGTCCCAGTCGAGCGAGTGTGGGTGGAGACGCTAGGGGAGGTACGGAGCGCCACAGCCAGCGGCGGTTCGAGCGTCAACCTGGTGTCCCTGGACGCACCCACCCACCGGGCACCGACGCCGGTGTTCGAGACCGACGCCGTGAGCGGACGTCGGGTCGTGCACATGGCGGACTCCGGCGAGCAACGAGACCTGCGGGCCGTGACGGAGACCTACTCGGGCGCGGAGGGGGATATCTGCGTCCGCGTCACGCCGGAACTGGAGTGGTACCGGTGGGCCTGGCGCGGCCAGCCACCCACCACCCTGGAGGTCCCGGTCCACCTGCTCTGGATCGAGTGAAACGGTTCAGCTGACGGATGTCCCGTCGCATACTCTCCAACCGTCATCGGCGCGAGTGGTGCTGAACTGCCACGGCTGCCGATCGCTCTGCGACACGCCGTCGACAGATGCGGAGAAGATAAGGTCGACCTGAACGCGGGCGGCATCGCCCTGCTCCTGTAAGTCGAGCTTGCCCCAGCTCACGAAGATCGTCGTCGCGAATCGGGCCTCCCGCGCAACGAGCTCGCCACGTAGGCCACTGACCGCTTCTAGGGTGGCTTTCGTACAGGTGAACTGCTTCGCCTTAACGTCGTTGCGCTCGACGAGAAAAGCGCGCAGGTAGTTGTCGACCACGACGTCGGGGGCGCTGCGGTCCGGGGTCGTGGCGCGGTCGTACCAGACGAACGCGGCGACGACGCCGCCAAGGAGGAGCAGGGCGGCCACCCCGGCGACCACGGTGAGTGCGGTCCACAGCCGGCGCGGCGGGCGGACGGGTGCCGGTGCCAGAGGCTGGGGCGCCAACTGGTCCGGCGG is part of the Micromonospora olivasterospora genome and encodes:
- a CDS encoding M23 family metallopeptidase; protein product: MNDHGREAGAPARRRQLRLGALAAALTAALTLLCCTGGTAAFFLTELSGGADDSSAESLSSCGQRHEVNVSGTMPRVAQYGDGQIRNAAVIIKVGSDMKVPPRGWVIAVATAMQESALRNLPHLGSQNDHDSVGLFQQRPSQGWGSPEQLQDPAYASRKFYEKLVKIPDWERMPLTRAAQKVQVSAFPDAYAKHEELASKIVDALAGGAARTVQISQRSICNAAARGQIAASGWTAPIPGGVGSGFRTAQRPSHNGVDIAAPKHTLIRAAATGRVLVARCDPDHSGRKSCDVDGWPNKGGCGWFVDMLHAGGYITRYCHMIVKPRVAPGQLVTAGEVIGEVGTSGNSSGPHLHFEVHRDGDRSSAGAIDPVPFMRDRGAPLNEKA